A genomic stretch from Selenomonas sp. AB3002 includes:
- a CDS encoding TolC family protein, which translates to MENTRQTVRYQAAEAYANLLHYENLAQVAKDAVDMGHTQLELIRAQFEEGAVAEADMLAMSVSIANYKQNLVNAEKAVEVAKSTLASIVGLPQDTNVEPLDHFSYEPYDKDLPDCEAYALEHRPDGIAADYDIKAAQARKEAAKAGWRPRVTGVGTQSIAGNAPFASERSNNWQAGLSVNWNIFDNGVTSENVRQAASLVDQYEAGARKTRKTIQLETRTAYLNMKAAEQNIQETAVAVKQAEDSYTIAQVRYEGGRGYPSFRDECPGKADPGQVKLHDGPLPVQPFPGRPGKSHGSARGL; encoded by the coding sequence GTGGAAAACACCCGCCAGACTGTGCGCTACCAGGCAGCTGAAGCCTATGCCAATCTCCTTCACTACGAGAACCTGGCCCAGGTGGCCAAAGATGCCGTGGACATGGGGCACACCCAGCTGGAGCTCATCCGGGCCCAGTTCGAGGAAGGGGCGGTGGCCGAGGCAGACATGCTCGCCATGAGTGTCAGCATTGCCAACTACAAGCAGAATCTGGTGAATGCCGAGAAGGCCGTGGAGGTGGCCAAGTCCACCCTGGCCAGCATCGTGGGCCTGCCCCAGGACACGAATGTGGAGCCCCTGGATCACTTTTCCTACGAACCCTATGACAAGGACCTGCCTGACTGCGAGGCATACGCCTTGGAGCACCGGCCTGACGGCATTGCTGCCGACTATGACATCAAGGCCGCCCAGGCCCGGAAGGAAGCCGCCAAGGCTGGCTGGCGTCCCAGGGTTACGGGAGTGGGCACCCAGAGCATTGCCGGCAACGCCCCCTTTGCCAGTGAGCGCAGCAACAACTGGCAGGCAGGGCTTTCCGTCAACTGGAATATCTTCGACAACGGCGTGACCTCGGAGAATGTGCGCCAGGCAGCCTCCCTGGTGGACCAGTACGAAGCCGGGGCACGCAAGACCCGCAAGACCATCCAGCTGGAGACCCGCACTGCCTATCTCAATATGAAGGCGGCGGAGCAGAATATCCAGGAGACAGCTGTGGCCGTGAAGCAGGCTGAGGACAGCTATACCATTGCCCAGGTGCGTTACGAGGGAGGGCGTGGATATCCTTCTTTCCGTGACGAATGCCCAGGAAAAGCTGACCCAGGCCAGGTCAAACTACATGACGGCCCTTTACCAGTACAACCTTTCCCGGGCCGCCCTGGAAAAAGCCATGGGAGTGCCCGTGGCCTTTGA
- a CDS encoding NHLP bacteriocin export ABC transporter permease/ATPase subunit, whose translation MESKKLFAGERFLLTDDTGFWRVVSGRVEIYATTRTGEDISFHQCYLIDRAPGEAVFPALDEFREIRMQIYALEDAELEFVPWQQPELGELRLLMEGWFASLIRINWLRLLADKGDDVLQCWRRKKLFGEAGSHDELMEAFRAHEEILSMLLGVRFGASDKRLAYHIRKREMAKAVLVENGIRSLLGEEQLFSGQSEIASGSKLTMDATFAVRQVAEKLRMPTEAIALEAESARGLDDVALLRRLMQKGNMQMRLVTLPEDWWQKDSGVMLGFYTPPGSNDKEIAALLPVDPEHYRLVSAERPEGLEVTGETVKYIAKDAFQCYAGFPARALKLWDLIKFMFRQCWLADYRTILVCSLFAGLIPLATPIITETIFQDIIPILDRQGLATVTQALMVTSFTTAALSIVRSFAVMRISTRIEAAAEAAMWGRLMSLPTKFFRRFTVGELASRMGGIGIAKNLASGEFATSILSFIFSFWSIFLMCYYSFKLTAAAIAVWAVYSVFVALVLRRVLFFQRKIIEAGNKSAGTVQQIFAGLAKFRVQGAEEQAFSLWTQAFGEHWNWSLKLRWQDNYTSIIASIQPFILTMILYWIAVYGMNEVGPDGKTVQTGIGYAQFIAFNAAYSSFNGVIGGALGLISQYFAIQPQLENLRPILEAVPETTEEKQEAGKLSGSVEVSHLSFAYTHVTPGPKGEAVETEGDEVLKDVSFSITAGENVAIVGKSGSGKSTLVRLLLGFETPKRGSITFDGQDLSELALPSVRSQMGVVLQNGQLMTGDIYTNIVGTRMLTQDDAWAAAEAAGIAEDIAAMPMGMQTVISEGSSNISGGQRQRILIARALVGRPAILIFDEATSALDNRSQAIVTRSLDKLKSTRIVVAHRLSTIRKCDRIIVMDEGRVAEMGSFDELVAKGGLFADLVKRQVTGRGNRSVAMKG comes from the coding sequence ATGGAATCGAAGAAACTATTCGCCGGTGAGCGCTTCTTGCTTACCGATGATACTGGCTTCTGGCGCGTTGTCTCCGGGCGGGTGGAGATCTATGCCACCACCAGGACAGGTGAGGACATTTCCTTTCACCAGTGCTACCTTATCGACAGGGCACCGGGGGAGGCGGTCTTTCCTGCTTTGGACGAATTCAGGGAAATCCGCATGCAGATTTATGCCCTGGAGGATGCAGAGCTGGAGTTCGTGCCCTGGCAGCAGCCGGAGCTGGGAGAACTGCGCCTGCTGATGGAAGGCTGGTTTGCCTCCCTGATTCGCATCAACTGGCTGCGGCTCCTGGCTGACAAGGGGGACGATGTGCTCCAGTGCTGGCGCAGGAAAAAACTGTTTGGTGAGGCGGGCAGCCATGATGAGCTCATGGAAGCCTTCCGCGCGCATGAGGAAATTCTCTCCATGCTGCTGGGAGTGCGCTTCGGCGCCAGTGACAAGCGGCTGGCCTACCATATCCGCAAAAGGGAAATGGCCAAGGCCGTGCTGGTGGAAAACGGCATCAGGAGCCTGTTGGGGGAGGAGCAGCTTTTCTCCGGCCAAAGCGAGATAGCAAGCGGCAGCAAGCTCACTATGGATGCCACCTTCGCCGTGCGGCAGGTGGCCGAGAAGCTCAGGATGCCCACGGAGGCCATTGCCCTTGAGGCGGAAAGCGCCAGAGGGCTTGATGATGTGGCTCTGTTGCGCCGCCTCATGCAGAAGGGGAATATGCAGATGCGCCTGGTGACCCTGCCTGAGGACTGGTGGCAGAAAGATTCAGGGGTCATGCTGGGCTTCTACACTCCCCCTGGCAGCAATGATAAGGAAATAGCGGCTCTCCTGCCTGTTGACCCAGAGCATTACCGCCTGGTTTCTGCGGAAAGACCAGAGGGGCTGGAGGTCACGGGGGAGACCGTCAAATACATTGCCAAAGATGCTTTCCAATGCTATGCGGGCTTCCCTGCCCGGGCCTTGAAGCTCTGGGACCTTATCAAGTTCATGTTCCGCCAGTGCTGGCTGGCGGATTACCGCACCATTTTGGTGTGCAGCCTCTTTGCGGGGCTTATTCCTCTGGCAACCCCCATCATCACCGAGACCATCTTCCAGGATATCATTCCCATCCTGGACAGGCAGGGCCTTGCTACTGTCACCCAGGCCCTGATGGTCACCAGCTTTACCACGGCGGCCCTGTCCATCGTGCGCTCCTTTGCGGTGATGCGCATATCCACCCGCATCGAAGCGGCGGCGGAGGCTGCCATGTGGGGGCGGCTCATGAGCCTGCCCACCAAGTTCTTCCGGCGCTTCACTGTGGGGGAACTGGCCAGCCGCATGGGGGGCATCGGCATTGCCAAGAATCTTGCTTCAGGTGAGTTTGCCACTTCGATCCTCAGTTTTATCTTCTCCTTTTGGAGCATCTTCCTCATGTGCTACTACAGCTTCAAGCTTACAGCGGCGGCCATTGCCGTCTGGGCTGTGTACTCCGTCTTCGTGGCCCTGGTGCTCAGGCGGGTGCTGTTCTTCCAGCGCAAGATCATCGAGGCGGGGAACAAATCGGCGGGCACTGTGCAGCAGATTTTCGCAGGGCTGGCCAAGTTCCGGGTACAGGGGGCGGAGGAACAGGCTTTCAGCCTCTGGACCCAGGCCTTCGGTGAGCACTGGAACTGGAGCCTGAAGCTGCGGTGGCAGGACAACTATACTTCCATCATTGCCAGCATCCAGCCCTTCATCCTCACCATGATCCTCTACTGGATTGCCGTCTACGGCATGAATGAAGTGGGGCCGGATGGAAAAACGGTGCAGACTGGCATAGGCTATGCCCAGTTCATCGCCTTCAATGCCGCCTACTCCAGCTTCAACGGAGTCATTGGCGGGGCCTTGGGGCTTATCAGCCAGTATTTTGCCATCCAGCCCCAACTGGAGAACCTGCGTCCCATTCTGGAGGCGGTGCCTGAGACTACGGAGGAAAAGCAGGAGGCGGGGAAACTCAGCGGCTCCGTGGAGGTCAGCCATCTCTCCTTTGCCTACACCCATGTGACCCCTGGTCCGAAGGGGGAGGCAGTGGAGACGGAGGGGGACGAGGTGCTGAAGGATGTGAGCTTTTCCATCACCGCCGGGGAAAATGTGGCTATCGTGGGCAAGTCCGGCAGCGGCAAGAGCACACTGGTGCGGCTGCTCCTGGGCTTCGAGACCCCCAAGCGGGGCAGCATCACCTTTGACGGACAGGACCTTTCGGAGCTGGCCCTGCCCTCCGTGCGCTCCCAGATGGGAGTGGTGCTGCAGAATGGGCAGCTGATGACAGGGGATATCTACACCAATATTGTGGGCACCAGGATGCTGACACAGGACGATGCCTGGGCGGCGGCAGAGGCAGCAGGCATTGCCGAGGATATCGCCGCCATGCCCATGGGCATGCAGACCGTCATCAGCGAGGGCAGCAGCAATATCTCCGGGGGCCAGCGGCAGAGAATCCTCATTGCCCGGGCCTTAGTGGGCAGGCCCGCTATCCTCATCTTCGATGAAGCCACCAGCGCTCTGGACAACCGCTCCCAGGCCATAGTCACCCGCAGCCTGGACAAGCTGAAATCCACCCGCATCGTAGTGGCCCACCGGCTGTCCACCATCAGGAAGTGCGACCGCATCATCGTCATGGACGAAGGAAGGGTGGCAGAGATGGGGAGCTTCGACGAATTAGTGGCAAAGGGCGGGCTGTTTGCAGACCTTGTGAAGCGGCAAGTGACTGGCAGAGGGAATCGGTCAGTGGCAATGAAAGGTTAG
- a CDS encoding NHLP family bacteriocin export ABC transporter peptidase/permease/ATPase subunit: MDWLEKLKNTFGSSKKRVKVPTVLQMEATECGAAALGMVLANLGLWVPLEKLRAECGVNRDGSKASCVIRAARNRGCEADGYRWTAAELLEVSEEEEDIFPLIIHWEFNHFVVLEGIDKGRAYLNDPAMGRRTVPWEEFRTSYTGVALQILPGPDFQKAGARYNVFKDMAKKLLQDRWAMTFILILELCAIIPGLAGPVMSQIFLDDILTKKHPDWMTNFCLAMTVSFVLSGIMTWLRAVVLTQWQRKLTLADSSSYFWHLLKLPMQFFHQRYAAEVAGRVGFNQSIAGVLSGPAATAVLDFFVAVFYLLLLLQYNVTLTLIGVAFSSVEIALFFAMRRHLTDLNMRIQQDAGKAYGVAMNGLRMIETIKASGDEADFFTKWSGYQTKVLMASQETALWSMSVKLLPTLLAGVNGALIMTIGGFSIMEGAMTAGMFMAFQSLMGSFQAPVNALVGLGSTLQTTEMQMQRLNDVRCYEVDSLNFPEKEGQRAMPLDRLAGDLELKDVSFGYSPLEAPLLEHFDLHARPGQWVAVVGASGSGKSTLAKIVTGLYEEWDGQVLFDGSPRRQIPRKVVTASLAAVDQDIFLISGTVAENIALFDKTARRSDIVEAAKDACIHEDILKLNGGYEANIQEGGVNFSGGQRQRLEIARALAVNPSILVLDEATSALDPITEKQVLDNIRHRGCTCLIVAHRLSTIRDCDEIIVLSQGKIVERGTHRQMIEQDGPYSRLIEERENEEMEQME, translated from the coding sequence ATGGATTGGCTGGAAAAATTGAAAAACACCTTCGGCTCCAGCAAGAAGCGGGTGAAGGTGCCCACGGTGCTGCAGATGGAAGCCACGGAATGCGGGGCGGCGGCTCTGGGCATGGTGCTGGCTAACCTGGGCCTTTGGGTGCCCCTGGAGAAGCTCAGGGCCGAGTGCGGCGTGAACCGTGACGGTTCCAAGGCCAGTTGCGTCATCCGCGCCGCTCGGAACCGGGGCTGCGAGGCAGACGGATATCGCTGGACAGCTGCTGAACTGCTGGAGGTGTCGGAGGAAGAAGAGGATATCTTTCCCCTGATCATCCATTGGGAATTCAACCATTTCGTGGTGCTGGAGGGCATAGACAAGGGCCGCGCCTATCTCAATGACCCTGCCATGGGGCGGCGCACCGTGCCCTGGGAGGAATTCCGTACCTCTTACACGGGGGTGGCCCTGCAGATATTGCCGGGGCCGGATTTCCAAAAGGCAGGGGCCCGCTACAATGTCTTCAAGGACATGGCGAAAAAACTCCTGCAGGACCGCTGGGCCATGACCTTCATACTCATACTGGAATTATGCGCCATTATTCCCGGCTTGGCGGGGCCGGTCATGAGCCAGATCTTCCTGGACGATATCCTTACCAAGAAGCATCCGGACTGGATGACCAACTTCTGCCTGGCCATGACGGTGTCCTTCGTGCTGTCAGGCATCATGACCTGGCTGCGGGCGGTAGTGCTGACCCAGTGGCAGCGGAAGCTGACCCTGGCGGATTCCTCCAGCTATTTCTGGCACCTCTTAAAGCTGCCCATGCAGTTCTTCCACCAGCGCTATGCCGCTGAGGTGGCAGGGCGCGTGGGCTTCAACCAGTCCATTGCCGGGGTGCTGTCAGGACCTGCGGCTACGGCGGTGCTGGATTTCTTTGTGGCAGTCTTTTATTTGCTGTTATTGCTTCAATACAACGTGACCCTGACCCTTATCGGCGTGGCCTTCAGCTCTGTGGAGATAGCCTTGTTCTTCGCTATGCGGCGTCACCTGACAGACCTGAATATGCGCATCCAGCAGGATGCTGGCAAGGCCTACGGCGTGGCCATGAACGGCCTCCGCATGATAGAGACCATCAAGGCCAGCGGTGACGAGGCGGATTTCTTCACTAAGTGGTCAGGCTATCAGACCAAGGTGCTCATGGCCTCCCAGGAAACAGCTCTCTGGTCCATGTCCGTGAAGCTCCTGCCCACTCTTTTGGCCGGGGTCAACGGTGCCCTCATCATGACCATCGGCGGCTTCTCCATCATGGAAGGGGCCATGACCGCAGGTATGTTCATGGCTTTCCAGAGCCTTATGGGCAGCTTCCAGGCTCCCGTGAATGCGCTGGTGGGGCTGGGTTCTACCCTGCAGACCACAGAAATGCAGATGCAGAGGCTCAACGATGTGCGCTGCTATGAGGTGGACAGCCTGAACTTCCCTGAGAAGGAGGGGCAGAGGGCGATGCCTCTGGACAGGCTGGCCGGGGATTTGGAACTGAAGGATGTGAGCTTCGGCTACAGCCCACTGGAAGCACCTCTGCTGGAGCATTTTGACCTTCACGCCCGCCCGGGACAATGGGTGGCCGTGGTAGGAGCCTCCGGCAGCGGCAAATCGACTCTGGCCAAGATTGTCACAGGCCTCTATGAGGAATGGGACGGGCAGGTGCTCTTTGACGGCAGCCCCCGCAGGCAGATTCCCCGCAAGGTGGTGACAGCTTCCCTGGCCGCCGTGGATCAGGATATCTTCCTGATTTCCGGCACCGTGGCAGAGAACATAGCCCTGTTTGACAAGACTGCCCGCCGCAGCGATATCGTGGAGGCGGCCAAGGATGCCTGCATACACGAGGATATCCTGAAGCTCAACGGCGGCTACGAGGCCAATATTCAGGAAGGCGGCGTGAACTTCTCCGGGGGGCAGCGCCAAAGGCTGGAAATCGCCAGAGCCCTGGCAGTGAATCCCTCCATCCTGGTGCTGGACGAAGCCACCTCCGCCCTGGACCCCATCACGGAAAAACAGGTGCTGGACAATATCCGCCACCGCGGCTGCACCTGCCTGATAGTGGCCCACCGTCTCTCCACCATCAGGGATTGCGATGAGATCATCGTGCTGTCCCAAGGCAAGATCGTGGAGCGCGGCACCCACCGCCAGATGATAGAGCAGGACGGCCCCTATAGCCGTCTTATTGAAGAACGGGAAAATGAAGAGATGGAGCAGATGGAGTAG
- a CDS encoding HlyD family efflux transporter periplasmic adaptor subunit — MAEEKKNEGAAARWDRKGDQIFSKEALDKMRSPEKLDTTMTITTPIGWMGLIAVAVMLLAVVIWSVFGSFTVKADGMGLIMDPSGVAKISTLSGGTLDELYVHPGDTVEKGELIAHVSMVQEEAATRMAQLGPELAASMRDAASRVREFDSRRYQKEATEYVYSPYNGTVDEVMVEEGSVVSSGTPVATVRIDGGRSHLKGVLYIPVAKGKRVEKGQTIQLAPNGVDVSQTGSLLGTVRSVSQYPVSVQNMQKTLGNEQLAQWILSSQQSSLMEVSFDLVKDPSDKSGYLWTSQVGEHKPITAGSFVTGSIIIERRPPIEKVFYKLSQWLRGR, encoded by the coding sequence ATGGCTGAGGAAAAGAAAAACGAGGGGGCGGCAGCCCGCTGGGACCGCAAAGGTGACCAGATCTTCAGCAAGGAAGCTCTGGACAAGATGCGCTCCCCGGAGAAGCTGGACACCACCATGACCATCACCACCCCCATCGGCTGGATGGGGCTTATCGCCGTGGCGGTGATGCTGCTGGCGGTGGTGATCTGGTCTGTCTTCGGTTCCTTCACCGTGAAGGCTGACGGCATGGGGCTTATCATGGACCCCTCCGGGGTGGCGAAGATCTCCACCCTTTCCGGGGGCACCCTGGACGAATTGTATGTGCATCCCGGGGACACGGTGGAGAAGGGGGAGCTCATTGCCCATGTGAGCATGGTGCAGGAGGAGGCTGCCACCCGCATGGCCCAGCTGGGTCCGGAGCTGGCCGCTTCTATGCGTGATGCCGCTTCCCGGGTCCGGGAATTCGATTCCCGCCGCTACCAGAAGGAAGCCACGGAGTATGTCTACTCCCCCTATAATGGTACCGTGGATGAAGTCATGGTGGAGGAAGGCAGCGTGGTAAGCAGCGGCACCCCCGTTGCCACTGTGCGCATTGACGGGGGCAGGAGCCACCTGAAGGGGGTGCTCTACATTCCCGTGGCCAAGGGGAAGCGGGTGGAGAAGGGGCAGACCATCCAGCTGGCTCCCAATGGGGTGGACGTGTCCCAGACGGGCAGCCTCCTGGGCACCGTGCGGTCTGTGTCCCAGTACCCTGTCTCTGTGCAGAATATGCAGAAGACCCTGGGCAATGAGCAGCTGGCCCAGTGGATTCTCTCCTCCCAGCAGAGCTCCCTGATGGAGGTAAGTTTTGACCTGGTGAAAGACCCCTCTGACAAATCCGGCTACCTCTGGACTTCCCAGGTGGGGGAGCACAAGCCAATTACCGCCGGCAGCTTCGTCACCGGCTCCATCATCATAGAGCGTCGGCCTCCCATTGAGAAGGTTTTCTACAAGCTGAGCCAGTGGCTGAGGGGCAGGTGA